A section of the Methanoregula formicica SMSP genome encodes:
- a CDS encoding PAS domain-containing sensor histidine kinase — protein sequence MKETEVWIGPHGTQKTDLIRLVIILSLTILCIATSVVSFSSGILGIITSQLFFIPIIYAASVSPKKGVYVATACAFAYQTIGYFYSYPDSVALVSITAEAILFIVIAAIIAYFIERIHAGELKYRTVFENSQLGIILFDAADFSIKQSNEKFATMLNYTVDEVVAKSLLDIFLSPREKSRFLERIGKEMTTADFETRFAAKDGSSCWVNLSWGQIGDGTVSCSVVNINARKLAEKLNNDNMMKYRQLTEGSPTSILIIQNGYIRFANPSFVAFVGYSPAEITGKSLTAFIEPGDLDAFNEFSAKWVQKFPTKYAKEFRFLTKTGETRVGSLFTNQVVHMGNPATLINIVDITEKQRLEDQIHKDNERRRGVIVTVAHELRTPLQPILGYLNLLLSDAEGFGIKEDTKKILERCLVSVDRERQIINQMLDLSVLESGKFHLTPSTFPLAPLVRKVLDAGGYATKAELTVDIEDSIQVIGDKDRLFSVLDALLSNAVNFSKPPRKIGIFYRSPVGDRQHHISIRDNGVGIPQDQFSSIFEPFQLADGTVLSRKYERLGLSLSIARRIVQMHGGSISVESVVNAGSTFTIHLPKEEIHHDA from the coding sequence ATGAAGGAGACAGAGGTCTGGATCGGACCGCACGGCACACAGAAAACCGATCTCATCCGGCTGGTCATCATCCTCTCCCTCACGATCCTGTGCATTGCCACGTCCGTAGTCTCCTTCTCATCCGGCATTCTTGGCATCATCACCTCCCAGCTCTTTTTCATCCCCATCATCTATGCCGCGTCTGTCTCCCCTAAAAAAGGGGTCTATGTTGCAACAGCATGCGCCTTCGCGTACCAGACCATCGGCTATTTCTATAGCTACCCCGATTCCGTAGCCCTTGTCAGCATCACAGCAGAGGCGATCCTCTTCATTGTCATCGCCGCCATCATCGCGTATTTCATCGAACGGATCCATGCCGGGGAACTCAAGTATCGCACGGTCTTCGAGAACTCCCAGCTTGGGATCATCCTCTTTGATGCCGCGGACTTCTCGATAAAGCAGAGCAACGAAAAGTTTGCCACCATGCTCAATTACACGGTGGATGAAGTAGTTGCAAAGTCCCTGCTCGACATTTTCCTCTCGCCCCGGGAGAAGAGCCGGTTCCTTGAGCGGATTGGAAAGGAGATGACGACTGCCGATTTCGAGACACGTTTCGCCGCAAAGGACGGTTCATCCTGCTGGGTCAACCTCTCGTGGGGGCAGATCGGCGATGGAACTGTCAGCTGCTCGGTCGTCAACATCAATGCACGGAAGCTTGCCGAGAAACTCAACAACGACAACATGATGAAATACCGGCAGCTCACGGAAGGCTCCCCGACAAGCATCCTCATCATCCAGAACGGGTACATCCGGTTTGCCAATCCCTCGTTTGTCGCATTCGTGGGTTATTCTCCCGCGGAGATCACCGGAAAGAGCCTTACGGCGTTTATCGAGCCCGGCGATCTCGACGCATTCAATGAATTTTCCGCAAAGTGGGTACAGAAATTCCCGACAAAGTATGCAAAGGAGTTCCGCTTCCTGACAAAGACCGGGGAGACGCGGGTTGGCTCACTGTTCACGAACCAGGTCGTGCACATGGGCAACCCTGCCACCCTCATCAACATCGTCGACATAACGGAAAAACAGCGCCTTGAAGACCAGATCCACAAGGACAACGAGCGGCGGAGGGGAGTCATCGTGACCGTTGCCCACGAGCTGCGGACACCGCTCCAGCCGATCCTCGGGTACCTCAACCTTCTGCTTTCCGATGCCGAGGGGTTCGGGATCAAGGAAGACACAAAGAAAATCCTCGAGCGCTGCCTTGTCAGTGTTGACCGGGAGCGGCAGATCATCAACCAGATGCTTGACCTTTCCGTTCTCGAGAGCGGGAAATTCCACCTGACCCCCTCCACGTTCCCCCTTGCCCCGCTGGTGAGGAAGGTGCTGGATGCCGGGGGATATGCGACCAAGGCCGAGCTCACGGTCGACATCGAGGACTCGATCCAGGTCATTGGTGACAAGGACCGGCTCTTCTCGGTGCTTGACGCGCTCCTCTCCAATGCGGTCAATTTTTCCAAGCCCCCGCGGAAGATCGGGATCTTCTATCGCTCGCCGGTCGGAGACCGGCAGCATCATATCTCGATCCGGGACAATGGCGTCGGCATCCCGCAGGACCAGTTCAGTTCGATCTTCGAACCGTTCCAGCTGGCAGATGGCACCGTCCTCTCGCGGAAGTACGAGCGCCTCGGCCTGTCCCTCTCGATTGCCCGGAGGATTGTGCAGATGCATGGCGGGAGCATCTCTGTCGAGAGCGTGGTGAATGCCGGCAGCACCTTCACCATTCACCTGCCCAAGGAGGAAATACACCATGATGCGTAA
- a CDS encoding response regulator, translating to MMRKIMLVEDDQPILDMMDILLRRIGYEPVLVPDVLDALERVKSDPPALILLDIMMTPMNGWEFLEKLRTEYNIRELPVILFTASPSVEERLALMKDPYLGVLQKPVSIPELKAGLEKFLGKPE from the coding sequence ATGATGCGTAAGATTATGCTTGTTGAGGATGACCAGCCCATTCTCGATATGATGGACATCCTGCTGCGCAGGATCGGCTACGAGCCGGTGCTCGTGCCGGATGTACTGGATGCGCTGGAACGCGTGAAAAGCGATCCGCCGGCCCTCATCCTGCTCGACATCATGATGACGCCGATGAACGGCTGGGAGTTTTTAGAGAAACTCCGGACCGAGTACAATATCCGCGAACTGCCCGTGATCCTCTTCACCGCATCCCCTTCGGTGGAAGAGCGGCTCGCCCTGATGAAGGACCCCTACCTCGGGGTGCTCCAGAAACCGGTCTCCATCCCGGAACTGAAGGCCGGCCTCGAAAAGTTCCTCGGGAAACCGGAATGA
- a CDS encoding cation:proton antiporter domain-containing protein: MEFMLGLVSIGIIAILLLYIGQMFRLPSIVGFLIIGMLAGPYGFRIISDQAAVETVGEIGIILLLFTIGLEFSFEKLLKSWRTVVIGGLLQIVTTIVAVTLVTHALHVPFTSALVFGFIISLSSTAIVMKILQERREVDTLQGRTLFGILLFQDLAIIPMMLILPVFMGSEGMDLNDLPLEIVKVIVILVMIVILARWVIPGLLFRVASQRSRELFFITIAAICIIVAWLTNQAGLSYTLGAFVAGLIIGESDYNIDALSHIIPFRDVFASIFFLSIGMLLNTGAILSDTSFVLLILVIVTLIIGIKILTGAFAAAALGMPARICIFTGFALCQVGEFSFVLAQTGLSSGFIPDKVYQLFLASAILSMALTPFMMSAAPRFTDFWYRVAPYRAKIEAPFAQENEPALSIPKDHMVIAGYGITGKSVARAAEITGIPYMVIEMKPEIIRRERAARKPYFIFGDAAQEEVLEHAGIRDARTLVVAVSDQEAVPRIVHRARRMSPDIYIIARTEHVRHAQYLLDLGADEVISEEFEAAREIFTRALKKYRLPDTEIAKIVSKIQNWGYAKFIKNGDAAPPSTGMDTVLLSLRIHVLTVEPGSSAEGRAIRDLGLKERHGVADYGLRRNNTMMTVANDTEVLAAGDALLVFCTDQVAAEIRPLFRRGEPQVL, translated from the coding sequence ATGGAGTTCATGCTCGGCCTTGTCAGCATCGGGATCATCGCCATCCTCCTGCTTTATATCGGCCAGATGTTCCGGCTCCCGAGCATCGTGGGGTTCCTCATCATCGGCATGCTCGCCGGCCCGTACGGTTTCCGGATCATCTCCGACCAGGCAGCAGTCGAGACTGTCGGCGAGATCGGCATCATCCTTCTGCTCTTCACGATCGGCCTTGAGTTCTCGTTCGAGAAACTCCTGAAATCCTGGCGGACGGTTGTCATCGGCGGGCTGTTGCAGATCGTAACAACCATTGTCGCCGTCACCCTTGTCACGCATGCCCTCCACGTCCCGTTCACTTCGGCGCTCGTCTTCGGGTTCATCATCTCGCTCTCCAGCACGGCCATCGTCATGAAGATCCTCCAGGAGCGCCGCGAGGTGGATACCCTGCAGGGGCGCACGCTCTTTGGGATCCTGCTCTTCCAGGACCTTGCCATCATCCCGATGATGCTCATCCTGCCGGTCTTCATGGGAAGCGAAGGCATGGACTTAAACGACCTGCCGCTTGAGATTGTCAAGGTCATCGTCATCCTGGTCATGATCGTCATCCTCGCCCGCTGGGTCATCCCCGGCCTCCTGTTCCGGGTCGCCTCCCAGCGGAGCCGCGAGCTCTTCTTCATCACGATTGCCGCCATCTGCATCATCGTTGCCTGGCTCACGAACCAGGCCGGCCTCTCCTACACGCTCGGGGCATTCGTTGCCGGCCTCATCATCGGCGAGTCCGATTACAATATCGACGCGCTCAGCCACATCATCCCCTTCCGCGATGTCTTTGCCAGCATCTTCTTCCTCTCGATCGGCATGCTCCTCAACACGGGCGCGATCCTCTCGGACACGTCCTTTGTCCTCCTCATCCTTGTCATCGTCACGCTCATCATCGGCATCAAGATCCTGACCGGGGCGTTTGCCGCCGCAGCGCTCGGCATGCCGGCCCGGATCTGCATCTTCACCGGCTTTGCCCTCTGCCAGGTCGGGGAGTTCTCGTTCGTCCTGGCCCAGACCGGCCTCTCGTCCGGGTTCATCCCGGATAAGGTCTACCAGCTCTTCCTCGCCTCAGCCATCCTTTCCATGGCGCTGACGCCGTTCATGATGAGCGCTGCGCCCCGGTTCACTGACTTCTGGTACCGGGTCGCCCCCTACCGGGCGAAGATTGAGGCACCGTTTGCCCAGGAGAACGAACCCGCCCTGTCTATCCCGAAAGACCATATGGTCATTGCCGGCTATGGCATCACGGGAAAGAGCGTTGCCCGTGCAGCGGAGATCACCGGTATCCCCTACATGGTCATCGAGATGAAGCCGGAGATCATCAGGCGCGAGAGAGCGGCGCGGAAGCCGTACTTCATCTTCGGCGATGCCGCCCAGGAGGAGGTGCTGGAGCATGCCGGCATCCGCGATGCACGGACGCTCGTTGTCGCGGTCTCGGACCAGGAGGCGGTTCCCCGGATCGTCCACCGTGCCCGCCGCATGTCACCGGATATTTACATCATCGCCCGCACCGAGCATGTCCGCCACGCCCAGTACCTGCTGGACCTTGGCGCCGACGAGGTCATCTCGGAAGAGTTCGAGGCCGCCCGCGAGATCTTCACCCGTGCACTGAAAAAATACCGGCTGCCGGACACCGAGATTGCAAAGATTGTCAGCAAGATCCAGAACTGGGGCTATGCCAAGTTCATCAAGAACGGGGACGCGGCGCCACCTTCCACGGGGATGGACACCGTCCTCCTCTCGCTGCGCATCCACGTCCTCACGGTTGAGCCCGGTTCCTCTGCGGAGGGCAGGGCAATCCGCGACCTGGGCTTAAAGGAGCGGCATGGTGTCGCAGACTATGGCCTGCGGCGGAACAACACCATGATGACGGTCGCCAATGACACAGAAGTCCTCGCTGCCGGCGATGCCCTCCTGGTCTTCTGCACGGACCAGGTGGCAGCGGAGATCCGCCCCCTCTTCCGGCGGGGCGAGCCTCAGGTTTTGTAA
- a CDS encoding DHH family phosphoesterase, with product MASPNRSEDSGLTNAIKSRAGHVVHVTHNDLDAVGADAVHRMKFGNEGVFTIWCSVGKFAALFSLVASCDGKGDLLSISDLGFHPDAESIAVKAKKNGWVVEWRDHHRWREEEIEKIGRAVSLLRVDTSTCGTGIVARDLMPGDPVAAEVARVVCDYDLWKHADPRSAVLGQVLQRKENRDHVRNCLINGIFTDEQIEREYADIRNEMESMMKHSLRQATFTGTKYRIAFAPLYGYPSETAHFIRDEKKTEIEVIIGKDGKFSIRSVPPISHLIAREFGGGGHPSAAGGSFHFTVVERFTWWLFKKSRHFDELVKVAEKF from the coding sequence ATGGCATCGCCGAACCGCAGCGAAGACTCCGGCCTTACAAACGCGATAAAGAGCCGCGCAGGACATGTTGTCCACGTAACGCACAATGATCTCGATGCGGTGGGTGCAGACGCGGTGCACCGGATGAAGTTCGGGAATGAGGGAGTCTTTACTATCTGGTGTTCGGTGGGAAAGTTCGCCGCGCTCTTCTCGCTGGTCGCCTCCTGCGACGGGAAGGGCGACCTGCTCTCCATCTCCGATCTCGGGTTCCACCCGGACGCGGAGTCCATTGCGGTTAAGGCGAAGAAGAACGGATGGGTCGTGGAGTGGCGCGACCACCACCGCTGGCGGGAGGAGGAGATCGAGAAGATCGGGCGTGCGGTCTCCCTCCTCCGGGTCGACACGTCGACCTGTGGCACGGGGATCGTTGCCCGCGATCTCATGCCCGGCGATCCGGTTGCAGCCGAAGTTGCCCGGGTTGTCTGCGATTACGATCTCTGGAAGCATGCCGATCCCCGTTCGGCCGTGCTCGGGCAGGTGCTCCAGCGAAAGGAGAACCGTGACCATGTCCGCAACTGCCTGATCAACGGGATCTTCACGGACGAGCAGATCGAGCGCGAGTACGCGGATATCAGAAACGAGATGGAGTCGATGATGAAGCACAGCCTGCGGCAGGCAACGTTCACCGGGACGAAATACCGGATCGCCTTTGCGCCGCTGTACGGGTATCCGAGCGAGACCGCCCATTTCATCCGCGACGAGAAGAAGACCGAGATCGAGGTGATCATCGGAAAGGACGGTAAGTTTTCGATCCGGTCGGTCCCGCCGATCAGCCACCTCATTGCCCGCGAGTTCGGGGGCGGCGGGCACCCGAGCGCTGCCGGCGGTTCGTTCCATTTCACGGTCGTGGAGCGCTTCACCTGGTGGCTCTTCAAGAAGAGCCGGCACTTCGATGAACTGGTAAAAGTTGCCGAGAAGTTCTGA